A region from the Triticum urartu cultivar G1812 chromosome 1, Tu2.1, whole genome shotgun sequence genome encodes:
- the LOC125548588 gene encoding protein NBR1 homolog isoform X2 encodes MMPQRDTPPPFRGLVPLGRPRDLVIKVNYGGTLKRFSAFVNGSNLDHNLAALRSKIANAFKFSPEEQFILTYTDEDGDIVMLDDDDDLRDAAVSQELNPLRIDVQLKSSTAGAPQPNQQALNSRSKMSAAMEDQLAQVKSAIDEALKFVPEQVPAVLAKLSHELRSKAASSAPPVRELLDRIAKLMTPKSGMEPTSGLSYSSSGSSSGNPQTFRDMKDSNASESATASASNWQHAKSSRALGLKSVLVEKTNAQVQQAPGCTSIGVPSVLVGSGGKLLYHKKRTDALSKGKSHAQSMGKSVMSSSVPPVPSFAPGGSTLGSANGYMPFGSIRKINGDSSSAFPPPRGPPSSSIPTFETDPILNPYTSVATHGLQKAFPPPPAYDYNQFRFSRPSLVNSYGNYEDPYSFGSYSGYGTPQQSVHKWVECDGCGVTPIVGPRYKSNVKYNYDLCSACFYRMGNEAEYARMDKPLSVSERLRNLNKDKRFLQLDCRFVKDLTVPDGTRMAPSTPFRKIWCMLNNGNIVWPYGTHLAWVGGDQFARQSLVKLAIPEAGFPLNGEIDVCVDFVSPAKPGRYISYWRLTSPDLQKFGQQVWVLIEVEEPVQASGDNQTAAIDLNLPAVSNPATSRPSIVQQPVQTSGNKGTAAVNFLSLPAEGSTATWTSDSASDSDDDGIPLREVLATLRRKGPKAVGSVVPSAPAADEPVQVPIAYPQAADEPVQVPIAYTQAADEPVQVPVIYPHASSAEALGMPTGVAAPEAAPLPEPISVPEPLPAPTLVSSHVAPVSMPSPDETINNNMEEKLLRELADMGFRQVDLNKEVLRQNEYDLQKSVDDLCGFHEWDPLLAELKELM; translated from the exons ATGATGCCTCAACGGGACACGCCGCCGCCGTTCCGCGGCCTCGTGCCGCTCGGCCGCCCCCGGGATCTCGTCATCAAG GTCAACTATGGTGGCACTCTCAAGCGGTTCAGTGCTTTTGTGAATGGTTCAAACTTAGATCATAATCTTGCTGCCCTTCGGTCAAAGATTGCAAATGCTTTTAAGTTCAGCCCCGAGGAGCAATTTATTCTCACATATACTGATGAGGATGGAGATATTGTCATgttggatgatgatgatgatttacGTGATGCTGCTGTTAGTCAGGAGCTGAACCCTCTTAGGATTGATGTTCAGTTGAAAAGCAGCACTGCCGGGGCACCTCAGCCTAACCAGCAAGCCTTGAAttccaggtctaagatgtcggcAGCTATGGAAGATCAACTAGCTCAGGTGAAATCAGCTATTGATGAAGCCTTGAAGTTTGTACCAGAGCAAGTTCCTGCTGTCCTTGCTAAGTTATCGCATGAGCTGCGCTCTAAAGCTGCATCATCGGCACCACCAGTACGTGAGTTGCTGGATCGAATTGCTAAACTGATGACACCCAAGAGCGGCATGGAACCTACCAGtggtctctcttacagttcatctGGTTCCTCTAGTGGTAATCCACAAACATTCAGGGACATGAAAGATAGTAATGCATCTGAATCTGCAACAGCTTCAGCTTCAAATTGGCAACATGCTAAATCATCTAGAGCACTTGGTCTTAAGAGTGTGCTAGTTGAGAAGACCAATGCTCAAGTTCAACAAGCACCAGGCTGTACTTCAATTGGGGTTCCATCGGTTCTAGTCGGTTCTGGTGGAAAACTCTTGTATCATAAGAAAAGAACTGATGCCCTGAGTAAGGGGAAATCACATGCTCAAAGTATGGGGAAATCTGTCATGTCTTCTTCGGTGCCACCTGTTCCTTCATTTGCTCCTGGTGGCTCTACTCTTGGTTCTGCAAATGGGTATATGCCCTTTGGGTCTATTAGAAAGATCAATGGCGATTCAAGCTCAGCCTTCCCTCCCCCCAGAGGCCCTCCGTCAAGTTCAATTCCGACCTTTGAAACTGATCCAATACTTAACCCTTACACTTCAGTTGCAACCCATGGTTTGCAGAAGGCATTCCCTCCTCCACCTGCCTACGACTACAATCAGTTTAGGTTCAGTAGGCCTTCATTAGTTAATTCATATGGAAATTATGAAGATCCCTACTCATTTGGTTCATACAGTGGGTATGGTACCCCACAGCAGTCGGTTCATAAATGGGTAGAATGTGATGGCTGCGGGGTGACACCGATTGTTGGGCCTCGCTACAAGTCCAATGT CAAATATAACTATGATCTATGCAGTGCTTGTTTCTATCGCATGGGCAATGAGGCTGAATATGCCAGAATGGACAAGCCACTCTCGGTAAGTGAAAGATTGAGAAACCTGAATAAG GATAAGAGGTTCCTCCAACTTGACTGCCGTTTCGTCAAGGATCTCACTGTCCCTGATGGAACACGAATGGCGCCATCAACTCCATTTCGTAAGATTTGGTGCATGCTTAACAATGGAAATATTGTATGGCCTTATGGAACCCACCTTGCCTGGGTTGGTGGAGATCAATTTGCTCGCCAAAGCTTAGTGAAATTAGCG ATTCCAGAGGCTGGTTTCCCCTTGAATGGAGAAATCGATGTTTGTGTTGACTTTGTTTCACCTGCGAAACCTGGTAGGTACATATCGTACTGGAGACTAACATCGCCAGACCTACAGAAATTTGGTCAGCAAGTTTGGGTTCTTATTGAG GTGGAAGAGCCTGTTCAAGCCAGTGGTGACAATCAAACTGCTGCAATAGACTTGAACTTGCCTGCAGTCAGCAACCCTGCAACATCGAGGCCATCCATT GTGCAACAGCCTGTCCAGACCAGTGGCAATAAGGGAACTGCTGCAGTGAACTTCTTGAGCTTGCCTGCAGAAGGCAGCACCGCAACCTGGACCTCAGATTCTGCATCTGACTCTGACGATGATGGCATACCTCTGCGTGAGGTGCTTGCCACGCTGAGACGAAAGGGACCCAAAGCGGTTGgaagtgttgtgccctctgcACCAGCAGCAGATGAACCAGTTCAAGTACCCATCGCTTATCCCCAGGCAGCAGATGAACCAGTTCAAGTACCCATCGCTTATACCCAGGCAGCAGATGAACCAGTTCAAGTACCCGTTATTTATCCCCACGCCTCATCTGCTGAAGCTCTAGGGATGCCTACAGGTGTGGCAGCACCTGAAGCCGCACCACTGCCGGAACCCATCAGTGTGCCGGAACCTCTACCGGCACCTACTCTTGTCAGTTCACATGTCGCTCCTGTTAGCATGCCTTCGCCTGATGAAACCATCAACAACAACATGGAGGAGAAGCTTCTGAGGGAACTGGCGGACATGGGCTTCAGGCAGGTTGACCTGAACAAGGAGGTACTTCGGCAGAATGAGTATGATCTGCAGAAGTCGGTCGATGACCTGTGCGGCTTCCATGAGTGGGACCCACTCCTTGCGGAGCTGAAGGAACTG ATGTAG
- the LOC125548588 gene encoding protein NBR1 homolog isoform X1: MMPQRDTPPPFRGLVPLGRPRDLVIKVNYGGTLKRFSAFVNGSNLDHNLAALRSKIANAFKFSPEEQFILTYTDEDGDIVMLDDDDDLRDAAVSQELNPLRIDVQLKSSTAGAPQPNQQALNSRSKMSAAMEDQLAQVKSAIDEALKFVPEQVPAVLAKLSHELRSKAASSAPPVRELLDRIAKLMTPKSGMEPTSGLSYSSSGSSSGNPQTFRDMKDSNASESATASASNWQHAKSSRALGLKSVLVEKTNAQVQQAPGCTSIGVPSVLVGSGGKLLYHKKRTDALSKGKSHAQSMGKSVMSSSVPPVPSFAPGGSTLGSANGYMPFGSIRKINGDSSSAFPPPRGPPSSSIPTFETDPILNPYTSVATHGLQKAFPPPPAYDYNQFRFSRPSLVNSYGNYEDPYSFGSYSGYGTPQQSVHKWVECDGCGVTPIVGPRYKSNVKYNYDLCSACFYRMGNEAEYARMDKPLSVSERLRNLNKDKRFLQLDCRFVKDLTVPDGTRMAPSTPFRKIWCMLNNGNIVWPYGTHLAWVGGDQFARQSLVKLAIPEAGFPLNGEIDVCVDFVSPAKPGRYISYWRLTSPDLQKFGQQVWVLIEVEEPVQASGDNQTAAIDLNLPAVSNPATSRPSIVQQPVQTSGNKGTAAVNFLSLPAEGSTATWTSDSASDSDDDGIPLREVLATLRRKGPKAVGSVVPSAPAADEPVQVPIAYPQAADEPVQVPIAYTQAADEPVQVPVIYPHASSAEALGMPTGVAAPEAAPLPEPISVPEPLPAPTLVSSHVAPVSMPSPDETINNNMEEKLLRELADMGFRQVDLNKEVLRQNEYDLQKSVDDLCGFHEWDPLLAELKELGFDD, from the exons ATGATGCCTCAACGGGACACGCCGCCGCCGTTCCGCGGCCTCGTGCCGCTCGGCCGCCCCCGGGATCTCGTCATCAAG GTCAACTATGGTGGCACTCTCAAGCGGTTCAGTGCTTTTGTGAATGGTTCAAACTTAGATCATAATCTTGCTGCCCTTCGGTCAAAGATTGCAAATGCTTTTAAGTTCAGCCCCGAGGAGCAATTTATTCTCACATATACTGATGAGGATGGAGATATTGTCATgttggatgatgatgatgatttacGTGATGCTGCTGTTAGTCAGGAGCTGAACCCTCTTAGGATTGATGTTCAGTTGAAAAGCAGCACTGCCGGGGCACCTCAGCCTAACCAGCAAGCCTTGAAttccaggtctaagatgtcggcAGCTATGGAAGATCAACTAGCTCAGGTGAAATCAGCTATTGATGAAGCCTTGAAGTTTGTACCAGAGCAAGTTCCTGCTGTCCTTGCTAAGTTATCGCATGAGCTGCGCTCTAAAGCTGCATCATCGGCACCACCAGTACGTGAGTTGCTGGATCGAATTGCTAAACTGATGACACCCAAGAGCGGCATGGAACCTACCAGtggtctctcttacagttcatctGGTTCCTCTAGTGGTAATCCACAAACATTCAGGGACATGAAAGATAGTAATGCATCTGAATCTGCAACAGCTTCAGCTTCAAATTGGCAACATGCTAAATCATCTAGAGCACTTGGTCTTAAGAGTGTGCTAGTTGAGAAGACCAATGCTCAAGTTCAACAAGCACCAGGCTGTACTTCAATTGGGGTTCCATCGGTTCTAGTCGGTTCTGGTGGAAAACTCTTGTATCATAAGAAAAGAACTGATGCCCTGAGTAAGGGGAAATCACATGCTCAAAGTATGGGGAAATCTGTCATGTCTTCTTCGGTGCCACCTGTTCCTTCATTTGCTCCTGGTGGCTCTACTCTTGGTTCTGCAAATGGGTATATGCCCTTTGGGTCTATTAGAAAGATCAATGGCGATTCAAGCTCAGCCTTCCCTCCCCCCAGAGGCCCTCCGTCAAGTTCAATTCCGACCTTTGAAACTGATCCAATACTTAACCCTTACACTTCAGTTGCAACCCATGGTTTGCAGAAGGCATTCCCTCCTCCACCTGCCTACGACTACAATCAGTTTAGGTTCAGTAGGCCTTCATTAGTTAATTCATATGGAAATTATGAAGATCCCTACTCATTTGGTTCATACAGTGGGTATGGTACCCCACAGCAGTCGGTTCATAAATGGGTAGAATGTGATGGCTGCGGGGTGACACCGATTGTTGGGCCTCGCTACAAGTCCAATGT CAAATATAACTATGATCTATGCAGTGCTTGTTTCTATCGCATGGGCAATGAGGCTGAATATGCCAGAATGGACAAGCCACTCTCGGTAAGTGAAAGATTGAGAAACCTGAATAAG GATAAGAGGTTCCTCCAACTTGACTGCCGTTTCGTCAAGGATCTCACTGTCCCTGATGGAACACGAATGGCGCCATCAACTCCATTTCGTAAGATTTGGTGCATGCTTAACAATGGAAATATTGTATGGCCTTATGGAACCCACCTTGCCTGGGTTGGTGGAGATCAATTTGCTCGCCAAAGCTTAGTGAAATTAGCG ATTCCAGAGGCTGGTTTCCCCTTGAATGGAGAAATCGATGTTTGTGTTGACTTTGTTTCACCTGCGAAACCTGGTAGGTACATATCGTACTGGAGACTAACATCGCCAGACCTACAGAAATTTGGTCAGCAAGTTTGGGTTCTTATTGAG GTGGAAGAGCCTGTTCAAGCCAGTGGTGACAATCAAACTGCTGCAATAGACTTGAACTTGCCTGCAGTCAGCAACCCTGCAACATCGAGGCCATCCATT GTGCAACAGCCTGTCCAGACCAGTGGCAATAAGGGAACTGCTGCAGTGAACTTCTTGAGCTTGCCTGCAGAAGGCAGCACCGCAACCTGGACCTCAGATTCTGCATCTGACTCTGACGATGATGGCATACCTCTGCGTGAGGTGCTTGCCACGCTGAGACGAAAGGGACCCAAAGCGGTTGgaagtgttgtgccctctgcACCAGCAGCAGATGAACCAGTTCAAGTACCCATCGCTTATCCCCAGGCAGCAGATGAACCAGTTCAAGTACCCATCGCTTATACCCAGGCAGCAGATGAACCAGTTCAAGTACCCGTTATTTATCCCCACGCCTCATCTGCTGAAGCTCTAGGGATGCCTACAGGTGTGGCAGCACCTGAAGCCGCACCACTGCCGGAACCCATCAGTGTGCCGGAACCTCTACCGGCACCTACTCTTGTCAGTTCACATGTCGCTCCTGTTAGCATGCCTTCGCCTGATGAAACCATCAACAACAACATGGAGGAGAAGCTTCTGAGGGAACTGGCGGACATGGGCTTCAGGCAGGTTGACCTGAACAAGGAGGTACTTCGGCAGAATGAGTATGATCTGCAGAAGTCGGTCGATGACCTGTGCGGCTTCCATGAGTGGGACCCACTCCTTGCGGAGCTGAAGGAACTG GGTTTTGATGATTGA